attctatgttcatagatagagaaacttccgacgtcgatctctggagcctAGCCCAGAAGGAGGACGAATCTGTCCGCGACTACTTGAACAGGTTCAAGCTCGTCATGGCAAGAGTTAGCAGGATAAGCGATAAGGTGGCGATAGACGCACTTAGGAAGAAGCTTTTGTACaagtcaaaattttgaaaatggaCAACTCTCCAAGCCGTAGACAATCGAAGCCCTACATAAGGCTATGGATTAAATCACCATCGAAGATGAGATGAAAGTAAtgtcgcaaaaacataagtcgacAAACACATCCTCGAAAGATGCGGCATCTTATCAGAAATCTAAACAAaggaactctcgtaacgacaagtacgtccatcagaTAGGGGAAGAACACcagggggcgcataactatgccaTTAACTCCGAACAAGGAAGGACGTCGGGAAATACGTGGACTCAAAATTCGGGTTACGATCACTCTGTCTTCTGCGAGTTTCACCAGACGCGAACACACTCGACCGTGAACTGCAAAGTGCTCTGCGAGAGGCTCGCCGCAAAATTACTCGCAGGAGAAATCTCTGAAGTCACCGGTATCAAGGATCTCATCCGTGATTCCGATCACCCACCAAGGACTGATAGAACCCCAAAGAATCCTTCTCAAGGGATTCAGTCGGGTGAGAAACGCATGAGAAGACATGAAGACAAAGGAAACGACAGTAATCGTCGCAGAGTAAACATCATCATCGGCGGATCGCAATACTGCCATGACACAGTGTCATCCATCGGCTTACCAGCTAAAAGCTGAAACAAGTGTAAACTGGCTGCCCGCGTCTCCGCCCCACGACGTGCCACACGACGCAATCACCTTAGAGGATGAAGAGACCAGTGGAATTGACCACCCTTATTGCGACCCGCTTATTGATCTCATAATCAGAGATCTCGAAGTCGCAAGGATCCTAGTGGATACAGGAAGTACAGTCAACGTTATCTTCCCTGACACTCTCAATAGTAATCGTCGCAGAGTAAACATGATCATCAGTGGATCGCATCatccatcaaggcttaccagcaaAAAGCTGAAACAAGCGTAAATTGGCTGCCCGCGTCTCCGCCCCACGACGTGCCACACGACGCGATCACCGTCGAGGAGGAAGAGACCAGTGGAATCGACCAGCCTTATTGCGACCCGCTCATTATTGATCTCATAATCAAAGATCTCGAAATCGCAAGGATCCTATTGGATACGGGAAGCACAGTCAACGTTATCTTCCGTGACACTCTCAATAGGATGAATATTGAACTTGGCGAAGTCGTACAAACACCGAAACCGCTGATTGGTTTCTCGGGTATAACGTCAATGACGCTTGGATCGATTAAGCTTTCGGTGATGGCGAAAGAAGTCATGAAAATCGTCCACTTCACAGTCGTCGACCACCCAACCAtctacaacgttatcatgggaacacCTAAGATAAACTCCATGAAGACAATTCCGTTGACATTCCACTTAGGCATCAAATTTCCGACTCCTAACGGAATGGTAGTATTTTGGGGATGCAACAAATAGTCGCGACTTTGCTTCCTGGCCGAACACAAACTACGACAAGTCACGAAGACCTCTATGGTCGAACCTAAATGAATGAAGACAACTCAGATAACTTTCGGAAAACGCTTCGGAAAGAGATGATCCAAAATCATCCACTCACGCAACGGCCACGGAAAACAATAAAGTTCCCGAACCCATTGCTTCATACATCCCGGAAAAATCAAATCCGGAAGAAGTCGTTGATCCAGTAACAGTCACCATGACTAATACATCCGACGCAATCTCGCCAAACGAGTGAGAAACAGTCACGGTACAAATttaactacgagatggcttgaccCCCGGAAGGGGTACATAGGCAACTCGTCtcaagacgagttcagctatctccctctccaaaaaggggggggggagtgggtatgtgatagactatggatttgacccattttcatccatggtttataggtgtttttactaataattattatattatagagtttatttattatatttataagatcagaagtgatttggagataagtaatgattttggagcattctggagatatttggagcaagcacccgagatgaccatcgagctcgaccatcggtcgatattggagaggaataatcaatcgatgttcatatcttgacatcgatcgacagcgaagcgtgcagaaagcccgtttggtcacatcCGACTGGAAGCCCAAATCTTCACCAActtacaagattgcccctgacgagttttaacctaattatataagctttgccaccatgttagagacagagtgtgcttttcttgttttattattttcacagcaaggttttctaggattttgatagattagagagaagatccaaatttataatttgtgattggaactccataaatatctatttactattctaatgaagttttcttacctaactgctgttatgaattgcttagccatgtctgagtagttccattgttagattttagggtttaaataggttaggagggattagcctcaactatagattgctgagttgtggtaattgtcattaggattgttcattaatgcctgtctctagattagctacctagaacttgccctaggattgatagataaaagcgagagcttcaatCTCATCCTGACAACATTCTAACtaagctaagtttcttgctatgagtaaggcgagagctgatctagtgagcttagtaagatATCATTCAACCcacgcataaagcttaactagaagcacgtcgatcgatatcattattgaataataGATCGACGGaccgaaaggtgtatcgatcgatatccctctaggatcatcgatcgacactttctatttgtcgacatacgatagttgagatcattagatctagttaatagacaaatctaaacatgcgaaagctgatagacttgttgactaagtagttgagctttacattatcatgcatgcaactcatttggcatctgtaggattataatctcaagTTCCTGAATAAAAATCCTAAGTCAACTATTTCATTTTTAAGCACCAagacctcaatcaatctattgaacaaacacttgttcaatataaaactgcaatttacatttaaatctctaaaaccatctagcttaacaaatcatattagatttcttaggttccctagctccttctgaatttgatccctaagtactacaactcgacctcttatttgagagagtataaatcactccttatggtaatttgagtggtgtcaaatttggcgccgttgccggggagctttgatcgcctattcgatctaatttttgttaagtttctgacacaaaatgttttcttggattttcaagTACATGCCCAACAGTACTACaagcaacaaggaaacccaACTACTATTCTgaccagatcctgcaagtttggagcgttcaatccgcaaagaagcgcgctcctcatcgatcgacaacaacacctGTTCGTCGCTCGATTTCGTTCAACCACCGACGACCCAGACACTAGTCCCGTCTaccgatactcgctcaccaccaTCGACCGAACACACTCATCTTCCATCGACCAAAATCGTCCATCCGACATCGATTGATACTCCATcccagacatcgatcgatacttagccgcgagacatggttgcaaCTTTGATACTTGTACGAGATGATAATGgtgacctgcatgaccaggatggtcatctgcgtaatgtagcaggtcagaggatagatgctcatggggctgcaatccctgagtctgATGCTAATTCTACAGGTACTAttttacctgtagatgaggctgcgcgACCCAagacgttggctgactacaaccgtccagatcagttctacaccaacagatcaggcATTCGTCCTCCCACCATTCAGAGGGATTTTGAATTGAAggcgcagtactacacactcgtgggacagataccctaccatggattgtctcacgagcatcctatggaccatctggagaggttcgaggatctgataTCTTCTATTAAAGTCAAGGGAGTCCCTGAGGATTAtctcctatgcaagctcttcaagttctctcttgctggagaagcttcgtattggcttaagcagctaccaccaggatctctaacatccttgagcgacatcaagaatgcattcttatgcaatttctttgatgaagcacgtgctgaagacttgaggagcaagatcgcTACCTTCTCTCAGGggcctgcagaatcattcagaggctcttggatcagattcaagtcttatcagagagactgtccacaccatggattcaatgaagtacaactgctcagtactttttacagaggcatcgcggtacagtaccagatggctcttgatgcttccagcaatgggaacttcaacaccaggaatccagaagaggcagtgaaggtgattgaaaacctagcatctagcaacagcaccaagaacactgattttgagaggaaaaagtctgccaccatccttgggatTGATCAggtggatgaggtgaaggcaaagcttgatagtgttcacaagcttctaaGGAAGCAGGTCTActtggttgaagatgcagaagctgtagacaCATAGGGTAgatcagaggaagaagaagaggtgaactacattggtggaactggattccaaggttctggaaaccagggtggaaacagaaattcCTATGAAAATAGGGGaaatttcaaccagagttcgcagtaccagaaaccctacaacaacagctacaACAGCAACAAGAATTAtggaagttcctactaccagaagccacagttgcctactcaagagagcaagattgtaGAGATGCTCGATGGGGTTCTTGAGACACAACATCGAATGATAGTGGACTTCAATGGaaagattgattctgtctacaccaacctgaacacaaagtttgagactttgagcactcatgtgaagaagctggagatgcagattgTGCAGACATGAGATGCTGTCAAGAGGCAAGAAACCTCGACAAGAGTggtaggggatgatgtgatgaaacaccacgtgaatgccatcattgaggatgatttttggcaagtggtgaaggaagagaagctgcaagaaggagattttgaagtagaaagtttgatgagtttcggcggatcgcattggtgtcgatcgacgccagacttcgaacatcgatcgacgtcgccCAGTccgaatcgatcgacaggaacTCCAGAGTATCGACCGATGACACCAACGGAGtcaaccgcatcttgcaatgccgtgTGGATcctgactcacgaggagttcacagcgaaacacccacatccgcccagccctgaTAAAGTAAGAATCGCTCGACGAGCTGatacctccatcgatcgacatggaTAATGTACTATCGCTCGACAAACAGAggccaccatcgatcgacaacctccagcgcctatcgatcgatgagcacctattacctaccgagtgcagatgcaaAAGATATATGTTGCATGTCTTAATGCACTCaagcccaaacccaaaccttcagaatGTTGCATGTCTTAATGCACTCaagcccaaacccaaaccttcagaaaacccaccagagcccgtcaggacaccttcagacGATGGAGAAGATCCTATGGAAGAGGATAGGGTTCCtactggaagaaccctaaggagaagaaatgaaaaagtggcaaaacatctgaagaggggggctaatgaaaaggaaaacgAAAATTTTCgaaagagagtcttcaggattcctatAGATAAGCCATTCGAGAACGCCTATTATCCCCACAGAtagtggatgttcttcagagaaactagagagaaagaagaagacatcgagagaatgttctgtgaagcgaaaagatgaggatgaggattacattgaagaagaagagtgatcttgAGAAATTTGTaataccatgcacggtgaagggtattgaatttccacatgccttgtgcgacacaggagcatcagtcagcatcctacctagggttatggcagccaatctgggtctgcaggtggagccttcacAGGAactgttcacttttgtggattgttcccagaggaactcaggaggaattgtgagagacctaggggtgcagattggtaatgccctagttccagttgatttccatgtcttggacatcaagctaaactggaactcttctctactacttgggagagccttcttgtcaacagtgggagtagtgtgcaacttgcaaaccaactagttgtgtctaacactcataGATCCTAATGCCCACTATGACCCcattccagtcaagaagccacagatgtcctccagaagaatcaatgatccaggaatcattgcatCTTGCCATTGTGGAGCCTAGTATGAGAAAGACTActcagcgtcgatcgacactcacacaacaacatcgatcgacagtggccTTCATAAATCGACCGACACACCACATGAAGAATCGGTCAATAGTCGTCCAGACgattgggagaacgactactacaacCCCATCATGGCAGTAAATGATGCACCACCTGAGACCCCTCTACGACCAGAGATTCAGGCACAAGTAGAAACAGATTCACTTCTTGCAGAAGCCTATGGAAAAGGAACCAGCTCCAGCTGACTCAGTGAAGCAGACAGATGAGCAGCGATCGACAGAGAGATACaggaatcgatcgacagagccaAGAAGAAACCGTTCGATGTTAACATCCCACCATTGATCGATAGACATCCAGAATTCGGCAGAAGAGCCTTTGACCTTTTTGGAGCCAGAAAATTCCACTGGGAAGACAAGGACGAGTATGgaatctacagagatgatcagggatGTGCCAGAGATATGGATGGACACATCATCAATGTGTCCAAGGAAGAGATCATAAAGCTAATGGAGagagcttcaagagatgagccaagctacatatgtcttcctgcACATGCTAACTTattcacacagaccaagctggtaccagagatctacaccaaggacgagatcaatgagatgttctatggagtttgtggagaacaagagaagaacaaagaagctttccagatgaagcttgatggtgtctattatccactgaatgatagtatcagttgggaaactacttgcatggaggagataaagcaagacatagccagaattcagcaTGCTACCGACGTTGCTCGATCGTCATCAATCGAAAGAGATCAACATACATCGATCAACATTCGTCAacgtacatcgatcgacaatcagatgccaacatcgttcgacaacgatccACCACGCCCACatacgatgaagtctcaacaaaactttcacaccagggaagagatagattagttggtagaagagatctatagagctctggaaactacagaagagaggtttgatgggagatgtgatgacatctatttcccaatggatcttagcattagtgctttgacttccaagattgaagctatgcaaggggaattggtggagattcagagttacattgcccgtcgacAAGAAGCatcgtcatcgatcgacattcatcatagaacatcggtcgacgacgctacaaaccgaggccggctagtaccaaCGATGACATCAGACATGTCCGACATACattaccatggagaggagatctcagctgacacttacgccacacttaagagacatcagttcaacctggagagtcttgaagaaagattgcagaggattaaaaacacaactgcaacaatgaaagaaaaatggcgtagaggggatgaagctatgagagacttcactggtacatggttcaacaagcgcaaagaagagatggatacttgttttccaacaagttacagctttcaacactactagcccaatcacctccaaagtaaagctaaatgactataactaagcgctgagtgggaggcaacccactactaggtaatatttatttagtttttattgatatactatttatgttggtttttaattattgcatgtcatataaaaaaaacacaaaaagagatccgagtagacgattgccgtaaatatcgaccgacgagagactgtcgacatcgatcgacattgtctAACCTGCTGCGACCGATATCTACATCcctacatcggtcgacatccattccggtctggtatatcgttctaacttgttacattgaatccttatgatttagttttCACCATAACtacgactgaatttacactggggacagtgtagtttaagtatggggggaggtttactgatagtaatttatttatgagttttattaaaatgtttttcaaaaagttttattgagtcaagaatgggataatgaacttatagatttcgcttgttatctaaccactctttagcaccattctagactttttgattgcagatagtactat
The window above is part of the Brassica napus cultivar Da-Ae chromosome C8, Da-Ae, whole genome shotgun sequence genome. Proteins encoded here:
- the LOC106355821 gene encoding uncharacterized protein LOC106355821: MSQKHKSTNTSSKDAASYQKSKQRNSRNDKYVHQIGEEHQGAHNYAINSEQGRTSGNTWTQNSGYDHSVFCEFHQTRTHSTVNCKVLCERLAAKLLAGEISEVTGIKDLIRDSDHPPRTDRTPKNPSQGIQSGEKRMRRHEDKGNDSNRRRLKAETSVNWLPASPPHDVPHDAITLEDEETSGIDHPYCDPLIDLIIRDLEVARILVDTGSTSKHDHQWIASSIKAYQQKAETSVNWLPASPPHDVPHDAITVEEEETSGIDQPYCDPLIIDLIIKDLEIARILLDTGSTVNVIFRDTLNRMNIELGEVVQTPKPLIGFSGITSMTLGSIKLSVMAKEVMKIVHFTVVDHPTIYNVIMGTPKINSMKTIPLTFHLGIKFPTPNGMVVFWGCNK